The Pseudomonas bijieensis DNA window ACAGCTAGCTCCCTCAGGGACTGGTCTTTTGATCAGGTACCCAAGGTCAGCCCATTGGCCGGCAACGGCAACGCTGTCTTGTAGCGCACCTGCTTGAGCGCAAAGCTGGAACGGATATTCGCCACACCCGGGACCTTGGTCAAAAAGTCCATCATGAACCGCTCCAGCGACTGGATGGTTGGCACCAGCACGCGGATCAGGTAATCCGGATCGCCGGCCATCAGGTAGCACTCCATCACTTCCGGTCGATCGGAAATCGCCTCTTCGAAGTGCTGCAACGCCTCTTCCACCTGCTTCTCCAGGCTGACATGGATGAACACGTTGACGTGCAACCCCAGCAGGTCGGCGTCCAGCAGCGTGACCTGCTCGCGGATCACCCCCAGTTCCTCCATGGCCCGGACGCGGTTGAAGCACGGGGTCGGAGAAAGGTTGACCGAACGGGCAAGCTCGGCGTTGGTGATGCGGGCATTTTCCTGAAGGCTGTTCAGAATCCCGATGTCGGTGCGATCCAATTTACGCATGAGACAAATAATCCTGTTTTTTATCGTTGTGCAGATTTTTTATCTGCAAATGATCTGAACAGCAAGCCAACAGAGAAAAATATTCTTCTGCGTCGAGCCTATGATTGTTGTAGGACAATTTCCCGTACCCGGGGAAATTCGTCAGCTAGCGCGCCCACTACAAGAAATTCACAAGATCGAGCGTAGAAAGCCATGAACCCAGCGTACGAACCGCTACGCCTGCACGTCCCCGAACCCTCGGGCCGTCCCGGCTGCAAGACCGACTTCTCCTACCTGCATCTGTCCGATGCCGGCACAGTGCGTAAACCTTCCATCGACGTCGAACCGTCCGACACCGCCGACCTGGCCCGCAGTCTGATCCGCGTGCTCGATGACCAGGGCAATGCCCACGGCCCATGGGCCGAAGACGTGCCACTCGAAATCCTGCGCAAAGGCATGCGTGCCATGCTCAAGACGCGCATCTACGACAACCGCATGGTGGTCGCCCAGCGCCAGAAAAAAATGTCGTTCTACATGCAGAGCCTCGGCGAGGAAGCCATCGGCAGCGGCCAGGCCCTGGCGCTGAACATCGATGACATGTGCTTCCCCACCTATCGCCAGCAAAGCATCCTGATGGCCCGCGAGGTGCCGTTGGTGGGCATGATCTGCCAGCTGCTGTCCAACGAGCGCGATCCGCTCAAGGGCCGGCAGTTGCCGATCATGTACTCGGTCAAGGACGCCGGTTTCTTCACCATCTCCGGTAACCTCGCCACGCAATTCATCCAGGGCGTGGGCTGGGGCATGGCCTCGGCGATCAAGGGCGATACCAAGATCGCCTCGGCCTGGATCGGTGACGGCGCCACCGCCGAATCGGATTTCCACACCGCCCTGACCTTCGCCCACGTCTACCGCGCGCCGGTGATCCTCAACGTGGTCAACAACCAGTGGGCGATCTCGACGTTCCAGGCCATCGCCGGCGGTGAAGCCACGACCTTCGCCGGACGCGGCGTCGGTTGCGGCATCGCCTCCCTGCGTGTGGATGGCAACGATTTCATGGCGGTCTACGCCGCCTCGCGCTGGGCCGCCGAACGCGCCCGCCGCAACCTCGGCCCGGCGCTGATCGAATGGGTCACTTATCGCGCTGGCCCACACTCCACGTCCGACGATCCCTCGAAGTACCGTCCCGCCGACGACTGGAGCCACTTCCCGCTGGGCGATCCGATTGCGCGCCTCAAGCAGCACATGGTGAAGATCGGCCAGTGGTCCGAAGAGGAACATGCCGCCGTCACTGCCGAACTCGAAGCCGAGGTAATCGCCGCGCAAAAAGAAGCCGAGCAGTACGGCACCCTCGCCGGCGGACAGATTCCAAGCGCCGCGACCATGTTCGAAGACGTCTACAAAGAGATGCCGGAGCACTTGAAGCGCCAGCGTCAGCAGTTGGGGATCTGACATGAACGATCACAACAACAATATTGCGCTGGACACCGCCATGACCACTACCACCATGACCATGATCCAGGCCCTGCGCTCGGCCATGGACGTCATGCTCGAGCGAGACGACAACGTCGTGGTGTTCGGCCAGGACGTGGGTTACTTCGGCGGCGTGTTCCGCTGCACCGAAGGCCTGCAGAACAAGTACGGCACCTCGCGGGTATTCGATGCACCGATCTCTGAGAGCGGCATCGTCGGTGTGGCCGTGGGCATGGGCGCCTACGGACTGCGGCCGGTGGCCGAGATCCAGTTCGCCGACTACGTCTACCCGGCCTCGGACCAGATCATTTCCGAAGCCGCGCGCCTGCGCTATCGCTCGGCCGGCGAGTTCACCGCGCCGATGACCCTGCGCATGCCCTGCGGCGGCGGTATCTACGGCGGCCAGACCCACAGCCAGAGCATCGAGGCGATGTTCACCCAGGTCTGTGGCTTGCGCACCGTCATGCCTTCGAACCCTTACGATGCCAAGGGCCTGCTGATCGCCTCCATCGAAAACGATGACCCGGTGATCTTCCTCGAACCCAAGCGCCTGTATAACGGCCCGTTCGACGGCCACCACGATCGTCCCGTGACACCGTGGTCGAAACACCCCTCGGCACAGGTGCCAGACGGTTACTACACCGTGCCGCTGGACGTGGCCGCCATCACCCGCCCGGGCAAGGACGTGACGGTTCTCACCTACGGCACCACGGTCTACGTCTCCCAAGTGGCGGCCGAAGAAACCGGCATAGACGCCGAAGTCATCGACCTGCGCAGCCTCTGGCCGCTGGACCTTGAGACCATCGTCAAATCCGTAAAAAAAACCGGCCGTTGCGTGGTCGTCCACGAAGCCACCCGCACCTGCGGCTTCGGCGCCGAGCTGGTGTCGTTGGTACAAGAACATTGCTTCCACCACCTGGAAGCGCCCATCGAGCGTGTCACCGGTTGGGACACCCCCTACCCGCATGCGCAGGAGTGGGCGTATTTCCCAGGGCCGTCCCGTGTGGGCGCGGCGTTGAAACGGGTCATGGAGGTCTGAATGGGCACGCACGTTATCAAGATGCCGGACATTGGCGAAGGCATCGCCGAAGTTGAACTGTCGGTGTGGCACGTCAAGGTCGGCGACATGGTGGTCGAGGACCAGGTACTGGCTGATGTCATGACTGACAAGGCCATGGTCGACATTCCCTCGCCGGTGCATGGCCGGGTCATCGCCCTGGGTGGCGAGCCGGGCGAAGTCATGGCGGTGGGCAGTGAACTGATCCGCATCGAAGTCGAAGGTGCGGGTAACCTGAAAGAATCGGCACAACCGGCGCCAGCTGCGGCGACGCAGGCGGCTCCACAGACGCCAAAGCCGACGCCGGTGGCAACACCTGAACCCGTGGTGGAAAAGACCACTGCGCCACGCTGCGCCCCGCAAGCGCCGGTGGCCCGCGATCCCGAAGAACGCCCACTGGCCTCGCCGGCCGTGCGCAAGCACGCGCTGGACCTGGGCATTCAATTGCGCCTGGTCCAGGGCAGCGGTCCCGCCGGGCGTATCCTGCATGAAGACCTCGAGGCTTATCTGGCTCAGGGTCCATCGACCCAGGCCAAGGGCGGTTCGGGCTATGCCGAACGCCACGACGAGCAGCAGATCCCAGTGATCGGCATGCGTCGCAAGATCGCCCAGCGCATGCAGGAAGCAACCCAACGCGCCGCTCATTTCAGCTACGTCGAGGAAATCGACGTCACGGCCCTGGAAGAACTGCGGGTACACCTGAATGAAAAACACGGCGCCAGTCGCGGCAAGCTGACCTTGTTGCCGTTCCTGGTCCGCGCGTTAGTCGTGGCCCTGCGGGATTTCCCGCAGATGAACGCCCGCTACGACGACGAAGCCCAGGTCATCCATCGTTCGGGCGCCGTGCATGTTGGCGTCGCGACCCAGAGCGATGTGGGCCTGATGGTGCCGGTGGTGCGTCACGCCGAGGCCCGCAGCCTGTGGGACAGCGCGGCGGAGATCTCGCGCCTGGCCACCGCAGCGCGCAATGGCAAGGCCAGTCGTGATGAGCTATCCGGCTCGACCATCACCTTGACCAGCCTCGGTGCGTTGGGCGGCATCGTCAGCACCCCGGTGCTGAACCTGCCGGAAGTGGCGATTGTCGGCGTGAACAAAATCGTCGAACGGCCCATGGTGATCAAGGGCCAGATCGTGATCCGCAAGATGATGAACCTCTCCAGT harbors:
- the bkdR gene encoding Bkd operon transcriptional regulator BkdR — encoded protein: MRKLDRTDIGILNSLQENARITNAELARSVNLSPTPCFNRVRAMEELGVIREQVTLLDADLLGLHVNVFIHVSLEKQVEEALQHFEEAISDRPEVMECYLMAGDPDYLIRVLVPTIQSLERFMMDFLTKVPGVANIRSSFALKQVRYKTALPLPANGLTLGT
- a CDS encoding 3-methyl-2-oxobutanoate dehydrogenase (2-methylpropanoyl-transferring) subunit alpha, with the protein product MNPAYEPLRLHVPEPSGRPGCKTDFSYLHLSDAGTVRKPSIDVEPSDTADLARSLIRVLDDQGNAHGPWAEDVPLEILRKGMRAMLKTRIYDNRMVVAQRQKKMSFYMQSLGEEAIGSGQALALNIDDMCFPTYRQQSILMAREVPLVGMICQLLSNERDPLKGRQLPIMYSVKDAGFFTISGNLATQFIQGVGWGMASAIKGDTKIASAWIGDGATAESDFHTALTFAHVYRAPVILNVVNNQWAISTFQAIAGGEATTFAGRGVGCGIASLRVDGNDFMAVYAASRWAAERARRNLGPALIEWVTYRAGPHSTSDDPSKYRPADDWSHFPLGDPIARLKQHMVKIGQWSEEEHAAVTAELEAEVIAAQKEAEQYGTLAGGQIPSAATMFEDVYKEMPEHLKRQRQQLGI
- a CDS encoding dihydrolipoamide acetyltransferase family protein; the encoded protein is MGTHVIKMPDIGEGIAEVELSVWHVKVGDMVVEDQVLADVMTDKAMVDIPSPVHGRVIALGGEPGEVMAVGSELIRIEVEGAGNLKESAQPAPAAATQAAPQTPKPTPVATPEPVVEKTTAPRCAPQAPVARDPEERPLASPAVRKHALDLGIQLRLVQGSGPAGRILHEDLEAYLAQGPSTQAKGGSGYAERHDEQQIPVIGMRRKIAQRMQEATQRAAHFSYVEEIDVTALEELRVHLNEKHGASRGKLTLLPFLVRALVVALRDFPQMNARYDDEAQVIHRSGAVHVGVATQSDVGLMVPVVRHAEARSLWDSAAEISRLATAARNGKASRDELSGSTITLTSLGALGGIVSTPVLNLPEVAIVGVNKIVERPMVIKGQIVIRKMMNLSSSFDHRVVDGMDAAQFIQALRGLLEQPATLFVE
- a CDS encoding alpha-ketoacid dehydrogenase subunit beta — translated: MNDHNNNIALDTAMTTTTMTMIQALRSAMDVMLERDDNVVVFGQDVGYFGGVFRCTEGLQNKYGTSRVFDAPISESGIVGVAVGMGAYGLRPVAEIQFADYVYPASDQIISEAARLRYRSAGEFTAPMTLRMPCGGGIYGGQTHSQSIEAMFTQVCGLRTVMPSNPYDAKGLLIASIENDDPVIFLEPKRLYNGPFDGHHDRPVTPWSKHPSAQVPDGYYTVPLDVAAITRPGKDVTVLTYGTTVYVSQVAAEETGIDAEVIDLRSLWPLDLETIVKSVKKTGRCVVVHEATRTCGFGAELVSLVQEHCFHHLEAPIERVTGWDTPYPHAQEWAYFPGPSRVGAALKRVMEV